From the genome of Eucalyptus grandis isolate ANBG69807.140 chromosome 2, ASM1654582v1, whole genome shotgun sequence, one region includes:
- the LOC104432884 gene encoding protein ENHANCED DISEASE RESISTANCE 2, with protein MIISICLQSWSDVSYAKSVNFNRKKARNFASDFVIFFASDSWRRRSPSPSPSPAAGSGGGEHAVSGSPTSRVSARTCCSVGGEFRDRFWVADLSEECERVFRRSDRMEGWLYLIRSNRLGLQFSRKRYFVLDDHCLKCFKSAPPSPDEDPVRSAIIDCCIRVVDNGRESIHRKVFYIFTLYNTSNHNDQLKLGAYRPEEAARWIHSFQEAAIKGGPDLGASALDCSTTSWQSLGLSGSNRVSHAIPVDWTRGTSNHTDLVASDVVAPSPWTIFGCQNGLRLFKEAKDQDSRGKWDDHPAVMAVGVVDGTSEAIFQTLMSLGPSRSEWDFCFYKGTVVEHLDGHTDIIHKQLYSDWLPWGMKCRDLLLRRYWRREDDGTYVILYHSVFHKKCLPQKGFVRACLKSGGYVITPVNQGEQSVVKHMLAIDWKYWKSYIRTSSGRSITIKMLGRVAALRELFLAKIGNFCSNFSSGELSRNVMLHDDRLVQSLRDGRAAEEMSDGSAKAPSEHASLVSLNDAADEFFDVPEPSDDQSESSWSHDFVPEISPQGRHPRLSTAAGFVRKLHDLAVQKRGYVDLQEMVIEDIVSCCYGTTLPKDPTCMLTSSWTEADPSTFLIRGKNYLKDHQKVKAKGTLMQMVAADWLRSDKREDDLGGRPGSIVQKYAAQGGAEFFFIVNIQVPGSTTYSLALYYMMSTPLKDAPLLENFVKGDDAYRNSRFKLIPYISKGSWIVKQSVGKKACLIGQALQINYFYGSNYLELGIDIGSSTVARGVVSLVLGYLNNLVIEMAFLVQANTEDELPEYLLGTCRLNHLDAARSVLLKQ; from the exons atgatcatttcaatCTGCCTCCAATCTTGGTCTGACGTATCGTACGCAAAATCAGTTAACTTTAACAGAAAGAAAGCGAGGAACTTTGCTTCAgattttgtcatcttcttcgCTTCCGATTCTTGGAGGCGCcgttcgccgtcgccgtcgccgtcgccagcCGCCGGCTCCGGCGGAGGAGAGCACGCGGTTTCCGGTTCGCCGACCTCCCGAGTTTCCGCACGTACCTGTTGCAGTGTGGGAGGGGAGTTTCGAGACCGGTTCTGGGTGGCGGATTTGTCGGAGGAGTGCGAGCGGGTTTTCCGTCGGTCGGATCGGATGGAGGGCTGGTTGTATCTGATCCGCTCCAATCGGCTCGGCCTTCAGTTCTCCAGGAAGCGCTACTTCGTCCTCGACGATCACTGTCTCAAGTGCTTCAAAtctgctcctccttctcccgATGAG GATCCTGTGAGAAGTGCGATTATTGATTGCTGTATCCGAGTCGTGGACAATGGAAGAGAAAGCATTCATAGAAAA GTGTTCTACATATTTACACTTTATAATACGTCAAATCACAATGACCAACTCAAG CTGGGAGCATATCGTCCTGAAGAAGCAGCGAGATGGATTCATTCCTTCCAGGAAGCAGCTATTAAG GGTGGTCCAGATCTTGGTGCTAGTGCTCTGGACTGCTCAACAACGAGCTGGCAGTCATTAGG ATTAAGTGGTTCCAACAGAGTAAGTCATGCTATTCCAGTAGACTGGACGCGTGGTACATCCAACCATACAGATCTAGTGGCATCAGATGTCGTTGCCCCTTCACCATGGACAATCTTCGGTTGCCAGAATG GTTTGAGGCTTTTTAAAGAAGCAAAAGACCAGGATTCTCGTGGGAAG TGGGATGACCATCCTGCAGTAATGGCTGTTGGTGTGGTTGATGGCACATCAGAAGCCATTTTTCAAACTCTCATGTCTCTTGGTCCCTCAAGATCAGA ATGGGACTTCTGTTTCTATAAGGGAACGGTGGTTGAGCATCTCGATGGTCACACTGATATCATTCACAAGCAGCTGTATAGCGATTGGCTACCTTG GGGAATGAAATGTAGAGATCTGTTGTTGCGTCGATATTGGAGAAGAGAAGATGATGGAACATACG TCATTCTCTATCATTCAGTCTTCCACAAGAAGTGCCTCCCACAGAAAGGCTTTGTCCGAGCATGCCTAAAAA GTGGAGGATATGTCATTACTCCAGTGAACCAAGGGGAACAATCAGTAGTAAAACACATGCTTGCTATCGATTGGAAATATTGGAAATCTTACATCCGAACTTCTTCAGGCCGGAGTATTACAATCAAAATGCTTGGCAGAGTTGCTG CATTAAGAGAGTTGTTTTTAgcaaaaatagggaatttttgCTCAAACTTTTCATCAGGAGAGCTGTCAAGAAATGTTATGTTGCATGACGATAGACTTGTGCAATCATTAAGGGATGGTAGGGCAGCGGAAGAGATGAGTGATGGATCAGCTAAGGCGCCGTCAGAGCATGCTAGCCTTGTCAGCCTAAACGATGCTGCTGATGAGTTCTTTGATGTACCCGAGCCATCAGATGACCAATCAGAAAGCAGTTGGTCTCATGATTTTGTGCCAGAAATTTCCCCTCAG GGACGTCATCCAAGATTATCAACTGCTGCTGGTTTTGTGAGAAAATTACACGACCTTGCAG TTCAGAAGAGGGGCTATGTTGACTTACAAGAGATGGTGATAGAAGACATTGTCTCATGTTGCTATGGAACTACTCTTCCTAAAGATCCAACTTGCATGTTGACTTCCAGCTGGACTGAGGCAGACCCTTCTACTTTTTTAATCCGTGGAAAGAATTATTTAAAGGACCATCAAAAG GTTAAAGCGAAAGGAACCTTGATGCAAATGGTTGCTGCAGATTGGCTAAGATCTGACAAAAGGGAAGATGACCTAGGAGGAAGGCCGGGGAGTATTGTTCAG AAATATGCAGCCCAGGGTGGAGCAGAGTTCTTCTTTATTGTGAACATACAG GTACCTGGATCAACAACCTACAGCCTAGCACTATACTACATGATGAGCACTCCCCTGAAAGATGCACCCTTACTCGAGAACTTTGTCAAGGGGGACGATGCATATAGAAATTCAAGGTTCAAGCTAATACCTTATATTTCAAAG GGTTCCTGGATAGTCAAGCAGAGTGTGGGAAAGAAAGCCTGTCTTATTGGGCAGGCactgcaaatcaattatttttatggGAGTAACTACTTGGAG CTTGGGATCGACATCGGATCATCAACAGTTGCCAGGGGAGTGGTTAGTCTGGTACTCGGTTACCTTAACAACCTGGTTATCGAAATGGCATTCTTGGTGCAG GCTAACACAGAAGACGAGCTGCCTGAGTATCTTCTGGGCACTTGCCGGCTTAACCATCTGGATGCGGCAAGATCAGTTCTACTCAAACAGTGA
- the LOC104432885 gene encoding UDP-xylose transporter 1, protein MGEMTGFQLGVIGALFLSVASSVSIVICNKALMSNLGFPFATTLTSWHLMVTFCTLHAAQRLNFFESKAIDLKTVMLFGILNGISIGFLNLSLGFNSVGFYQMTKLAIIPFTVLLETLFLKKQFSQKIKFSLFVLILGVGIASITDLQLNFVGTVLSALAIVTTCVGQILTNTIQKKLNVSSTQLLYQSAPFQAAILFVSGPLVDQSLTKQNVFAYKYSPIVLAFIILSCLIAVSVNFSTFLVIGKTSPVTYQVLGHLKTCLVLGFGYTLLHDPFTERNIIGILVAMLGMGLYSYVCTQESKKKQSTDLSNSQVKEKDTEPLLDGKSLGYQDKENQDAKKSSRDSFV, encoded by the exons ATGGGGGAGATGACAGGCTTCCAGTTGGGTGTGATTGGAGCTCTCTTTCTATCAGTGGCATCATCCGTGTCCATTGTCATCTGCAACAAGGCTCTAATGAGCAATCTGGGCTTCCCTTTCG CCACAACTCTCACCAGTTGGCACCTGATGGTTACATTTTGCACACTACACGCGGCTCAACGTTTGAACTTCTTCGAATCAAAGGCGATTGACTTGAAGACTGTGATGCTGTTTGGCATTTTGAATGGAATTTCAATTGGCTTTCTAAACTTGAGCCTTGGTTTCAACTCCGTCGGATTCTACCAG ATGACAAAACTGGCTATTATACCATTCACCGTTCTACTggaaactcttttcctcaaaaagCAGTTCAG CCAGAAGATAAAATTCTCTCTATTTGTCTTGATTTTGGGGGTGGGCATCGCGTCCATTACCGATCTACAACTTAATTTTGTGGGAACAGTGCTCTCTGCTCTGGCCATCGTCACAACCTGCGTCGGCCAAATT TTGACAAACACCATACAGAAGAAGCTCAATGTCTCCTCCACACAGCTGTTGTACCAGTCAGCACCTTTCCAAGCAGCCATTCTCTTTGTCTCAGGCCCTCTAGTGGATCAATCCCTCACCAAGCAAAATGTCTTTGCTTATAAGTACTCTCCCATAGTCTTG GCTTTCATCATCCTTTCCTGCCTGATAGCAGTGTCGGTGAACTTCAGCACGTTCTTGGTGATCGGGAAGACATCTCCGGTGACCTACCAAGTGCTGGGCCACCTCAAGACGTGCCTCGTCCTGGGCTTCGGCTACACATTGCTGCACGACCCCTTCACCGAGAGGAACATCATCGGCATCCTCGTCGCCATGCTAGGGATGGGCTTGTACTCCTACGTCTGCACCCAAGAGAGCAAGAAGAAGCAGTCAACAGATCTCTCCAATTCTCag GTTAAAGAGAAGGATACTGAACCGCTTCTCGATGGGAAGAGCCTGGGCTATCAAgataaagaaaatcaagatgCCAAGAAATCTAGCAGAGACTCCTTTGTCTGA
- the LOC104432886 gene encoding uncharacterized protein LOC104432886 has product MGTMHRSGVLKKSNDRARIIIATILGVLFGFFIGISFPSVSLTKINFHSSIISSLDLISDESRSISKSSDNLGSIPKIYVPTNPRGAESLPPNIIVSETDFYLRRLWGEPNEDLKKKPKYLVTFTVGFDQRRNIEASIRKFSEEFQILLFHYDGRVSEWDQFEWSKDAIHISVKKQTKWWYAKRFLHPDVVAAYEYIFIWDEDLGVEHFNGEKYIQLVKKHGLEISQPGLEPNNGLTWQMTKRRGDREVHKDTEEKPGWCSDPHLPPCAAFVEIMAPVFSREAWRCVWHMIQNDLVHGWGLDFALRRCVEPAHEKIGVVDSQWIVHQVIPSLGSQGESEKGKAPWEGVRARCRSEWAMFQNRLTEADKAYLAPTAKN; this is encoded by the exons ATGGGGACAATGCACCGTAG TGGAGTTCTAAAGAAATCAAACGACAGGGCCAGAATTATCATCGCAACTATCTTGGGAGTTCTATTTGGGTTCTTCATAGGCATTTCTTTTCCATCTGTTTCTCTGACAAAG ATTAACTTCCATTCAAGTATTATCTCATCTCTTGATCTGATCAGTGATGAAAGTAGATCCATCAGCAAATCCTCTGATAATCTAGGCAGCATCCCCAAG ATATATGTTCCGACAAATCCTCGTGGCGCAGAGTCTTTGCCCCCAAATATTATTGTATCAGAAACTGATTTCTATTTGCGCAGATTATGGGGTGAACCTAATGAG GACCTGAAGAAGAAACCAAAATACTTGGTTACATTTACAGTGGGTTTTGATCAGAGGCGTAACATTGAAGCATCAATTAGAAAG TTTTCAGAGGAGTTCCAAATTTTACTCTTTCATTATGATGGTCGGGTAAGTGAATGGGACCAGTTCGAGTGGTCAAAGGATGCAATTCATATCAGTGTGAAGAAGCAGACCAAATG GTGGTACGCAAAAAGGTTTTTGCATCCAGATGTTGTCGCAGCttatgaatatattttcatctGGGACGAAGATCTTGGAGTTGAACATTTTAATGGGGAAAA GTATATTCAGTTGGTCAAAAAACATGGTTTGGAGATATCTCAGCCAGGTCTCGAGCCCAATAATGGACTGACATGGCAGATGACAAAGAGGAGAGGTGACAGAGAAGTGCACAa GGATACAGAAGAGAAACCAGGCTGGTGTAGTGACCCACATTTGCCTCCATGTGCAGC GTTTGTGGAAATTATGGCTCCAGTCTTTTCGAGAGAAGCTTGGCGCTGTGTATGGCATATGATTCAG AATGACCTGGTGCATGGATGGGGATTGGACTTTGCTCTCAGACGATGCGTTGAG CCTGCTCATGAGAAGATTGGTGTTGTTGATTCTCAATGGATTGTTCACCAAGTAATCCCTTCCTTGGGCAGTCAG GGAGAGTCGGAGAAAGGGAAAGCTCCATGGGAAGGA gTCAGAGCAAGATGCAGAAGTGAGTGGGCCATGTTCCAGAATCGCCTCACAGAGGCAGACAAGGCATATTTAGCTCCGACTGCGAAGAACTAA
- the LOC104432887 gene encoding uncharacterized protein LOC104432887, whose amino-acid sequence MGLVRNATMRSGDYLEGVLTDYVNGNKANKMKPQRSCSGRLVTCLTFLQFAFAVYATFLLYYMSPAIDLRSKPDFTWATRIAQQWKQFIIPPHVLSRYQESANFVLGSEITPLVSPTEVCEHEKIEFEQKKSNDAVMIKLKRELYDQVLSFQSKNFGTETLAQLMAMKSKWDLKGPNRPKVTVILNHFKRKTLCAQLDSLLHQTLPFHHVWVLSFGSPNELSLRRIVESYNDSRISFISSSYDFKYYGRFQMALQTEADLVYVLDDDMIPGKKMLQILSHVAGTDKYKNSVLGSIGRILPFRQKDFTFPSYRKFRAKEAGLYLPDPAYDITVDRIVQVDFLSSSWFLSAELVKTLFIETPFTFMTGEDLHLSYQLQKYRNAYSYVLPVDPSDKDTWGDSEHRLAYVSETTVIFKDIVQVRDDQWWRALASGYVTQWAQMYPQRIDALFYAHSVAEVKALAPLLEKFRSTVGKKAYLAVSGGDFCPCEAAAAALRWPPAVCRERRFKVFDLAVGATSGVSNSEVPVLQVVYSSVKGLIRIHNPSVVVAVADLDANVKKALRMAAESNGNGTTAVVLLPRASVPKVLWMADLRSTALPNWNRMRISINIITQNRATSLRRLLTSLSNAFYLSDEVPISFNMDSKVDEATIKLVNSFDWPHGPKTLRRRIIQGGLIRAVSESWYPASDDDFGLLLEDDIEVSPYYYLWIKYALLAYHYDPQVALPELSSISLYTPKLVEVVKERPKWNATEFFKHIHPNTPYLHQLPCSWGAVFFPKHWREFYVYMNMRFTENAKENPVQIPKSRTNGWQASWKKFLIDMMYLRGYVSLYPNFPNQASFSTNHMEPGAHISAKDNVVRHDKGDFEVPLLKEDFRNFLPGGKLPPASRIPSLNLFNQPLSLKGLKAAGAKLGQDVLRCDNRTEIVAVDHGTGLPARCAKF is encoded by the exons CCAGCGGAGCTGCTCAGGCCGCCTCGTCACGTGCCTTACCTTCCTGCAGTTCGCCTTTGCGGTCTACGCGACCTTCCTGCTGTACTACATGAGCCCCGCGATCGATCTGCGGTCCAAGCCGGACTTCACGTGGGCCACGCGCATCGCGCAACAATGGAAGCAGTTCATAATCCCGCCCCATGTACTGAGCCGCTACCAAGAGTCAGCCAACTTCGTCCTGGGGTCCGAAATAACTCCGCTGGTCAGCCCCACGGAGGTGTGCGAGCACGAGAAGATCGAGTTCGAGCAGAAGAAGTCCAACGATGCGGTGATGATCAAGCTGAAGAGAGAGCTCTACGACCAGGTCTTGTCATTCCAGAGCAAGAACTTCGGGACCGAGACCCTGGCTCAGCTCATGGCAATGAAGTCCAAGTGGGACTTGAAGGGCCCGAACCGGCCTAAAGTGACCGTGATCTTGAACCACTTCAAGAGAAAAACGCTCTGTGCACAGCTAGACTCGTTGCTCCACCAAACCCTCCCGTTTCACCATGTTTGGGTCCTCTCCTTCGGCAGCCCCAACGAGCTCTCGCTGAGGAGGATCGTCGAGAGCTACAACGACTCGAGAATCAGCTTCATCAGCTCGAGCTACGACTTCAAGTACTACGGGAGGTTCCAGATGGCCCTGCAGACGGAGGCCGACCTCGTGTACGTCCTTGACGATGACATGATCCCCGGGAAGAAGATGCTGCAGATCCTGTCGCACGTGGCCGGAACCGACAAGTACAAGAACTCGGTCCTCGGGAGCATCGGGCGGATCCTGCCGTTCCGGCAGAAGGACTTCACGTTCCCTAGCTACCGGAAGTTCCGGGCGAAGGAGGCGGGGCTCTATCTGCCCGACCCGGCCTACGACATCACGGTGGACCGGATCGTTCAGGTGGATTTCTTGTCCAGCTCTTGGTTCTTGTCGGCCGAGCTCGTGAAGACGCTCTTCATCGAGACGCCCTTCACATTCATGACCGGTGAAGATCTCCACCTTAG CTACCAGCTCCAAAAGTACAGAAACGCCTACTCGTACGTGCTGCCGGTGGACCCCAGCGACAAGGACACGTGGGGCGACAGCGAGCACCGGCTGGCCTACGTGTCGGAAACGACGGTGATCTTCAAGGACATCGTCCAGGTCCGCGACGATCAGTGGTGGAGGGCCCTCGCCTCCGGCTACGTCACCCAGTGGGCCCAGATGTACCCGCAGCGGATCGACGCCCTCTTCTACGCCCACTCCGTCGCCGAGGTCAAGGCCCTCGCCCCGCTCCTCGAGAAGTTCCGCTCCACCGTCGGCAAGAAGGCCTACCTCGCCGTCTCCGGCGGCGACTTCTGCCCCTGCGAGGCAGCCGCCGCCGCGCTCCGGTGGCCGCCGGCGGTGTGCAGGGAGAGGAGGTTCAAGGTGTTCGACCTGGCCGTCGGGGCGACCTCGGGGGTGTCGAACTCGGAGGTCCCGGTGCTCCAGGTGGTCTACTCGAGCGTGAAGGGGCTGATCCGGATCCACAACCCGAGCGTGGTGGTTGCGGTGGCCGACCTGGATGCGAACGTTAAGAAGGCGCTGAGGATGGCCGCGGAGAGCAACGGGAATGGGACGACGGCGGTGGTGCTCTTGCCCCGGGCCTCCGTGCCCAAGGTGCTCTGGATGGCTGATCTCCGGTCGACGGCGCTGCCGA ATTGGAACCGTATGCGAATCTCGATCAACATCATCACGCAGAACCGAGCGACGTCCCTGAGGAGGCTCCTCACGTCGCTCAGCAACGCCTTCTACCTCAGCGACGAGGTCCCGATCAGCTTCAACATGGACAGCAAGGTCGACGAGGCTACCATAAAGCTGGTGAACTCCTTCGACTGGCCGCACGGCCCCAAGACCCTCCGCCGGAGGATCATCCAGGGAGGCCTGATCCGAGCCGTCAGCGAGAGCTGGTACCCGGCGTCCGACGACGACTTCGGCCTCCTCCTCGAGGACGACATCGAGGTCTCCCCTTACTACTACTTGTGGATCAAGTACGCTCTCCTGGCCTATCACTATGACCCGCAGGTCGCGCTCCCCGAGCTCTCGTCGATCTCTCTCTACACCCCGAAGCTGGTCGAGGTCGTGAAGGAGAGGCCGAAATGGAACGCGACGGAGTTCTTCAAGCACATCCACCCGAACACGCCGTACCTCCACCAGCTACCGTGCAGCTGGGGCGCGGTCTTCTTCCCCAAGCATTGGAGGGAGTTCTACGTGTACATGAACATGAGGTTCACCGAGAACGCCAAGGAAAACCCAGTCCAGATCCCCAAGTCCCGGACCAACGGCTGGCAGGCCTCCTGGAAGAAGTTCCTGATCGACATGATGTACCTCCGGGGCTACGTGAGCCTGTACCCCAACTTCCCGAACCAGGCCAGCTTCTCCACCAACCACATGGAGCCCGGCGCCCACATCAGCGCCAAGGACAACGTCGTGAGGCACGACAAGGGCGACTTCGAGGTGCCGTTGCTGAAAGAGGACTTCAGGAACTTCTTGCCCGGCGGGAAGCTGCCGCCGGCGTCGAGGATCCCCTCGCTGAACTTGTTCAACCAGCCGCTCTCGCTCAAAGGGCTGAAGGCGGCGGGCGCCAAGCTGGGGCAGGACGTGCTCCGCTGCGACAACAGGACCGAGATCGTGGCCGTCGATCATGGGACGGGCCTGCCGGCCCGGTGCGCCAAGTTCTGA